One window from the genome of Chlamydiota bacterium encodes:
- a CDS encoding MBL fold metallo-hydrolase: MNVIQLAVGGLDANFSYLLHDRRSRDTALVDPCGDTRLIKTALARLPEAQPRYILLTHGHHDHWSGVREMRGGFAAPVAAHPRCPARHDLDLSDGERLPFGDTFVECLYAPGHSPDSVLYRLGDDTALFTGDTLFVDWCGYGEPEALFRTMREVIFPLPDRLEVYPGHDYGRAPHSPLGTQKAENPYLSTAEFARFREAMKEL, encoded by the coding sequence ATGAACGTCATCCAGCTCGCGGTGGGGGGACTCGACGCGAACTTCTCGTATCTTCTGCACGACCGGCGCAGCCGCGACACGGCGCTCGTGGATCCGTGCGGGGACACGCGGCTGATCAAGACCGCCCTGGCGCGCCTGCCGGAGGCACAACCGCGCTACATCCTGCTCACGCACGGGCACCACGACCACTGGTCCGGCGTCCGGGAGATGCGCGGCGGTTTCGCCGCGCCCGTCGCCGCGCACCCCCGGTGCCCCGCGCGGCACGACCTCGATCTCTCCGACGGGGAGCGGCTCCCGTTCGGGGACACCTTCGTCGAGTGCCTGTACGCGCCCGGCCACAGCCCCGACAGCGTGCTCTACCGGCTCGGCGACGACACGGCCCTCTTCACCGGGGACACGCTCTTCGTGGACTGGTGCGGCTACGGCGAGCCGGAGGCGCTGTTCAGAACGATGCGCGAGGTGATCTTCCCTCTCCCCGACCGCCTCGAGGTCTACCCGGGGCACGACTACGGCCGCGCGCCGCATTCCCCCCTCGGGACCCAGAAGGCGGAGAACCCGTACCTGTCGACCGCGGAGTTCGCCCGTTTCCGCGAGGCGATGAAGGAGCTCTGA
- a CDS encoding class I SAM-dependent RNA methyltransferase → MKRPPAPPPRLDCRVEGLAFGGEGVARVDGMVVFVEGALPGERAAVEIAREEKRFKRGRAVEILEFSPDRVSPRCRLFGRCGGCVLQHLRYESQVAWKRRQALDILARIGGFPEFECGEAVPSPSPYAYRNTVRLHRLPGREPRYGFCGRNARTLVEVTRCEIAADAINEVLPELGRRAGRRPPPDEIRVRAGVGGGAVVHPGARPAGPVVFSLGGARFSVPPASFFQVNIPVAESIVARLADWIDAPAPVGTLFDLHCGAGIFSALLGKRFRRTVGIDRDARAVAAARGNAAEAGAGEAVFIAGDAGEIFAEAFREHAREGSVALLDPPRDGVDERLIGLLAGAGRKLARILYVSCDPATLARDLKRLCAGGAWRLEQAAVFDMFPQTAHLEVCASVRRA, encoded by the coding sequence TTGAAACGCCCGCCCGCGCCGCCCCCGCGTCTCGACTGCCGCGTGGAGGGCCTCGCCTTCGGCGGGGAGGGGGTCGCGCGCGTCGACGGGATGGTCGTCTTCGTGGAGGGGGCCCTCCCCGGCGAGCGCGCCGCGGTCGAGATCGCCCGCGAGGAGAAACGGTTCAAGCGCGGCCGCGCCGTCGAGATACTGGAGTTCTCGCCGGACCGGGTCTCGCCCCGCTGCCGCCTCTTCGGGCGCTGCGGCGGGTGCGTGCTCCAGCACCTCCGCTATGAAAGCCAGGTCGCGTGGAAGCGCCGGCAGGCGCTCGATATCCTCGCCCGGATCGGGGGCTTCCCGGAGTTCGAATGCGGCGAGGCGGTGCCGTCGCCCTCCCCGTACGCCTACCGCAACACCGTCCGGCTCCACCGCCTCCCCGGCCGCGAGCCGCGCTACGGCTTCTGCGGCCGAAACGCCCGCACGCTCGTCGAGGTGACGCGCTGCGAGATCGCGGCGGATGCGATCAACGAGGTCCTGCCTGAGCTCGGAAGGCGGGCGGGGCGGCGGCCGCCGCCGGACGAGATCCGGGTCCGCGCCGGCGTCGGGGGAGGGGCCGTCGTGCACCCCGGCGCGCGCCCCGCGGGGCCGGTCGTCTTCTCGCTGGGGGGGGCGCGTTTCTCCGTTCCCCCCGCCTCCTTCTTCCAGGTGAACATCCCGGTGGCGGAGTCGATCGTCGCGCGGCTGGCGGACTGGATCGACGCGCCGGCGCCCGTCGGAACGCTCTTCGACCTCCACTGCGGCGCCGGGATCTTTTCCGCGCTCCTCGGGAAACGGTTCCGGCGCACCGTGGGGATCGACCGCGACGCCCGCGCCGTCGCGGCGGCCCGCGGGAACGCCGCGGAGGCCGGGGCCGGGGAGGCGGTCTTTATCGCCGGGGATGCCGGGGAGATCTTCGCGGAGGCCTTCCGGGAGCACGCGAGGGAGGGGAGCGTCGCGCTCCTCGACCCCCCGCGGGACGGCGTCGACGAGCGGCTCATCGGCCTCCTCGCCGGCGCCGGCCGGAAACTCGCGCGGATCCTGTACGTCTCCTGCGACCCCGCGACGCTCGCCCGGGACCTGAAGCGGCTCTGCGCGGGGGGCGCGTGGCGCCTCGAGCAGGCGGCGGTCTTCGACATGTTCCCGCAGACGGCGCACCTGGAGGTCTGCGCGTCGGTCAGGCGCGCGTGA
- a CDS encoding nitroreductase has protein sequence MRFLDLVKRRRSVRRYAPAAVSRAAIDRCLEAARLAPSACNAQPWSFVVVDQPGRAAEIARSVFGGVYSMNRFAGDAPVLIAAVTGRSTPAARLGGLFRNTRYPLIDIGIACEHLALQAAEEGLGTCWIGWFDERALKRALGLPRRARVDILIALGYPADEPPEGGAKRRPLEEIRRYLQTPRAEEGR, from the coding sequence ATGCGCTTTCTCGATCTGGTGAAACGGCGGCGGAGCGTGCGGCGCTACGCCCCCGCGGCCGTATCGCGCGCGGCGATCGACCGGTGCCTGGAGGCGGCGCGCCTCGCCCCCTCCGCCTGCAACGCGCAGCCGTGGTCGTTCGTCGTGGTCGACCAGCCGGGCCGGGCGGCGGAGATCGCTCGGTCCGTCTTCGGCGGCGTCTACTCGATGAACCGATTCGCCGGGGACGCGCCCGTCCTCATCGCGGCCGTGACGGGGCGGTCCACGCCCGCCGCCCGGCTCGGGGGGCTGTTCAGGAACACGCGCTACCCCCTCATCGACATCGGCATCGCCTGCGAGCATCTCGCGCTCCAGGCTGCCGAGGAGGGGCTGGGGACCTGCTGGATCGGCTGGTTCGACGAGAGGGCGCTGAAACGGGCCCTCGGCCTGCCGCGGAGGGCGCGGGTCGATATCCTTATCGCCCTGGGCTACCCGGCGGACGAACCGCCGGAGGGGGGGGCGAAGCGCAGGCCCCTCGAGGAGATACGGCGCTATCTCCAGACCCCCCGCGCGGAGGAGGGCCGATGA
- a CDS encoding HAD family hydrolase, with translation MSRFRAVLFDLDGTLLDTIEDIADAMNAVLRRAGFPGHAPDAYRRLVGDGLEHLVLRAVPPGHRDAETVARCMEGMRREYAAGGYAKTKPYPGVPGLLDALSARGCRLAILTNKPHDSAREHVSATLGKWRFDLVAGARPGVPLKPDPAAAIEISAALGIPPDRFVFLGDSGIDMDTARLAGMHPAGAVWGFRGREELVLHGAVSLLEKPADLLALFRRGADAR, from the coding sequence ATGAGCCGTTTCCGCGCCGTCCTCTTCGACCTCGACGGGACGCTCCTGGATACCATCGAGGACATCGCGGATGCGATGAACGCCGTCCTCCGCCGCGCGGGATTCCCCGGCCACGCGCCGGATGCGTACAGGCGCCTCGTGGGGGACGGGCTCGAGCATCTCGTCCTCCGCGCCGTGCCGCCCGGCCACCGCGACGCGGAGACGGTCGCGCGCTGCATGGAGGGGATGCGGCGGGAGTACGCGGCCGGGGGGTACGCGAAGACGAAACCGTATCCCGGGGTGCCCGGCCTCCTCGACGCGCTGAGCGCCCGCGGCTGCCGTCTCGCGATCCTCACGAACAAGCCCCACGACAGCGCGCGCGAACACGTCTCCGCCACGCTGGGGAAATGGCGCTTCGATCTTGTGGCCGGCGCCCGCCCGGGCGTGCCGCTCAAGCCCGACCCCGCCGCGGCGATCGAGATCTCCGCCGCGCTCGGCATCCCGCCGGACCGGTTCGTCTTCCTCGGCGACTCGGGCATCGACATGGACACCGCCCGCCTGGCGGGGATGCATCCGGCGGGCGCCGTCTGGGGGTTCCGCGGGAGGGAGGAGCTCGTCCTGCACGGGGCCGTCTCCCTGCTGGAGAAGCCGGCCGACCTGCTCGCCCTGTTCCGCCGCGGTGCCGACGCCCGCTAG